The following proteins are co-located in the Mesorhizobium sp. M1E.F.Ca.ET.045.02.1.1 genome:
- a CDS encoding acyl carrier protein yields MADQFATDVIALIKKRAESESGEGMPASFVGEITIATELDALGFDSLGLADVLWDVEQAYGIKIDMNTADAWSNLKNVGDVVDAVRGLLAKEA; encoded by the coding sequence ATGGCCGATCAATTCGCAACGGACGTCATTGCCCTGATCAAGAAACGCGCCGAGTCGGAGAGCGGTGAGGGAATGCCTGCGTCATTCGTCGGCGAGATAACAATCGCCACGGAACTGGACGCGCTCGGGTTCGATTCGCTGGGTTTGGCGGACGTCCTCTGGGATGTGGAACAGGCCTACGGCATCAAGATCGACATGAACACGGCCGATGCCTGGTCGAATCTCAAGAATGTCGGCGACGTCGTGGACGCCGTCCGCGGCTTGCTTGCGAAGGAGGCTTGA
- a CDS encoding beta-ketoacyl-[acyl-carrier-protein] synthase family protein, which yields MDRRVVITGVGGLCGLGTDAASMWKEMREGRSAIGPLANSELHDLEGMTGAEIKALPEHDINRGHLISMDRFSLLAVLAAREAMRQAGLSCDEGNAHRFGATVGVGFTGSYATEQTYRSLLLGSAIRAELFTGVKVMPSAASVHLSLRLGLRGPVFGVTSACASANHAIASAVDQIKLGRADVMVSGGSDAPFAWGVLKAWEAMRVLSPDTCRPFSADRKGLVLGEGAGMAVLESYEHATRRGATILAEIAGVGLSADAFHIAAPSVEGPASAMRACLADAGLNAENVDYLNAHGTGTKSNDQTETAAIKRVFGNHAYSMSISSTKSTHAHCLGAASALEMIACVMAIQEDVVPPTANYREPDPACDLDITPNVPRERKVRVAMSNAFAMGGTNAVLAFRQV from the coding sequence ATGGACAGGCGCGTCGTTATCACCGGAGTGGGCGGCCTGTGCGGACTGGGCACTGACGCCGCCTCTATGTGGAAAGAGATGCGCGAAGGCCGCTCCGCCATCGGCCCGCTCGCCAATTCCGAGCTTCATGACCTGGAGGGCATGACCGGCGCTGAGATCAAGGCGCTGCCCGAGCACGACATCAACCGGGGGCATCTCATCTCCATGGACCGCTTCAGCTTGCTCGCCGTGCTTGCAGCGCGCGAAGCCATGCGGCAGGCCGGACTTTCCTGCGACGAAGGGAATGCCCATCGCTTCGGCGCGACAGTGGGCGTTGGATTTACCGGTTCATACGCAACAGAACAAACTTACCGCTCACTGCTTTTGGGTAGCGCAATCCGTGCTGAACTCTTCACTGGAGTAAAGGTGATGCCCAGCGCCGCTTCCGTCCATCTTAGCTTGCGCCTCGGCTTGCGCGGGCCGGTGTTCGGGGTGACCTCCGCATGTGCCTCGGCCAACCATGCGATCGCCTCGGCGGTGGATCAGATCAAGCTGGGCCGGGCCGACGTAATGGTTTCCGGGGGCAGCGACGCACCCTTCGCATGGGGCGTGCTGAAAGCATGGGAAGCAATGCGCGTGCTTTCACCCGATACCTGCCGGCCCTTCTCCGCCGATAGGAAGGGCCTGGTGCTGGGCGAGGGTGCGGGCATGGCCGTGCTGGAAAGCTACGAGCATGCCACGAGGCGTGGTGCCACAATTCTTGCCGAGATCGCCGGCGTCGGCCTTTCCGCCGATGCCTTCCACATCGCCGCGCCATCTGTCGAGGGGCCAGCGTCGGCGATGCGCGCCTGCCTTGCCGATGCCGGGCTGAATGCCGAGAACGTCGACTACCTCAACGCGCACGGCACCGGTACCAAGAGCAATGATCAGACTGAAACGGCGGCGATCAAGCGTGTGTTTGGAAACCACGCTTATTCGATGTCCATCTCTTCCACCAAGTCCACGCACGCGCATTGCCTCGGCGCAGCGAGCGCGCTTGAAATGATCGCCTGCGTGATGGCAATCCAAGAGGACGTCGTGCCGCCGACCGCCAACTATCGCGAGCCAGATCCCGCTTGCGACCTCGACATCACGCCCAATGTGCCGCGCGAGCGCAAGGTGCGCGTCGCCATGAGCAACGCCTTCGCCATGGGCGGCACGAACGCAGTTCTGGCATTCAGGCAGGTGTAG
- a CDS encoding dicarboxylate/amino acid:cation symporter, producing the protein MVPKVPRAIAAPRKRHFARTYVQVLAAIVLGAAIGYLYPETGQSLKPLGDAFIKVVKMIIAPVIFLTIATGIAGMSDLQKVGRVAAKAMVYFLTFSTLALVVGLIVANIVQPGAGLNIDPASLDVQAVKGYVATAHEQSVTSFLMNIIPSTIASAFAEGDILQVLFFSVLFGIALAMTGETSRPVVTFLQALTAPIFKLVGILMKAAPIGAFGAMAFTIGKYGIGSVANLAILVATFYLTAFLFVFGVLGAVCRYNGFSIFSLVRYIKDELLLVLATSSSEAALPSLMEKMEKAGAARSVVSLVIPTGYSFNLDGTNIYMTIAALFIAQATNTDLSIADQILLLLIAMLSSKGAAGVTGAGFITLAATLSVVPSVPVAGMALILGVDRFMSECRALTNLVGNAVASLVVARWEGELDQSRMEAAFRG; encoded by the coding sequence TTGGTTCCAAAAGTCCCCCGCGCGATCGCAGCGCCCCGCAAGCGCCATTTTGCCCGGACCTACGTGCAGGTGCTTGCCGCCATAGTCCTGGGTGCCGCAATTGGCTATCTCTATCCGGAAACCGGCCAGAGCCTGAAGCCGCTCGGCGATGCCTTCATCAAAGTCGTCAAGATGATTATCGCACCTGTCATCTTCCTGACAATTGCGACCGGCATTGCCGGCATGAGCGATCTGCAGAAGGTCGGCCGAGTTGCCGCCAAGGCGATGGTTTATTTCCTCACCTTCTCGACGCTTGCACTCGTTGTCGGACTGATTGTCGCGAATATCGTTCAGCCTGGCGCCGGCCTCAACATCGATCCGGCCTCGCTCGATGTCCAAGCCGTTAAGGGCTATGTGGCCACGGCTCACGAGCAGTCCGTGACCAGCTTCCTGATGAACATCATCCCGTCAACGATTGCCAGTGCCTTCGCGGAAGGCGACATCCTGCAAGTCTTGTTCTTCTCGGTCCTGTTCGGCATTGCTTTGGCGATGACCGGAGAGACGAGCAGGCCGGTCGTTACCTTTCTCCAGGCGCTTACCGCCCCCATTTTTAAGCTCGTCGGCATTCTGATGAAGGCTGCACCCATCGGCGCCTTCGGCGCAATGGCCTTTACGATCGGCAAATACGGTATCGGTTCGGTGGCCAACCTCGCGATACTGGTCGCGACGTTCTATCTTACCGCCTTCCTCTTCGTGTTCGGGGTTCTCGGCGCGGTCTGCCGCTACAACGGCTTCTCGATCTTTTCTCTTGTCCGCTACATCAAGGACGAACTGCTGCTTGTCCTGGCAACGTCCTCCTCGGAGGCCGCGCTGCCCTCGCTCATGGAGAAGATGGAGAAGGCCGGCGCCGCGCGTTCGGTCGTAAGTCTCGTCATCCCTACTGGATACTCATTCAATCTGGACGGTACCAATATCTACATGACGATCGCCGCCCTCTTCATCGCGCAGGCGACGAACACAGATTTGTCAATTGCCGATCAGATCCTCCTGCTGCTAATTGCGATGCTTTCCTCGAAGGGTGCGGCAGGCGTCACCGGCGCCGGCTTCATCACATTGGCCGCTACTCTCTCTGTCGTGCCGAGTGTTCCCGTTGCCGGAATGGCTCTAATTCTTGGCGTGGACCGCTTCATGTCGGAATGCCGCGCGCTGACGAATTTAGTCGGTAATGCGGTGGCATCGCTCGTTGTCGCTCGCTGGGAAGGCGAATTGGACCAGTCACGGATGGAAGCCGCTTTCCGCGGTTAG
- a CDS encoding ABC transporter permease, translating into MGERLAAALPANAWNWIAVWRRNHLAWKKVAFASMLGTLADPMIYLFGLGTGLGLLVGRIEGASYIAFLAAGMVATSAMTASTFETIYAVFGRMRDQGTWEAILHTQLTLGDIVLGELTWAATKAFLAGTTIAIVAAALGYAAWTSVLYVLPVIALTGFAFASLAMLVIALAPSYHYFIFYQTLVITPMLFLSGAVFPVGQLPGVFQQIAAFSPLANSIDLIRPVMLGRLGDNVGLHIGALCMFAVLPFFVSAGLFHRRLMR; encoded by the coding sequence ATGGGTGAACGTCTTGCGGCCGCTCTACCCGCCAACGCCTGGAACTGGATCGCGGTGTGGCGCCGCAATCATTTGGCATGGAAGAAGGTGGCATTTGCTTCAATGCTCGGCACCCTTGCTGATCCGATGATTTACCTTTTCGGGCTCGGCACTGGCCTTGGACTGTTGGTAGGCCGCATCGAAGGTGCATCCTACATCGCTTTTCTGGCAGCCGGCATGGTTGCGACAAGCGCGATGACAGCATCGACCTTCGAAACAATTTACGCGGTTTTCGGTCGAATGCGCGATCAGGGCACTTGGGAAGCAATCTTGCACACACAACTTACCCTCGGCGACATCGTTCTCGGTGAATTGACCTGGGCAGCCACAAAGGCCTTTCTGGCCGGTACGACAATTGCGATTGTTGCCGCCGCGCTAGGTTATGCCGCGTGGACGTCGGTTCTCTACGTGCTGCCGGTCATCGCTCTCACCGGGTTCGCCTTTGCGAGCCTGGCCATGCTCGTCATCGCGCTCGCGCCCAGTTATCACTATTTTATTTTCTATCAGACGCTTGTCATCACACCTATGCTGTTCCTTTCGGGCGCGGTTTTTCCAGTCGGCCAATTGCCAGGAGTGTTTCAGCAGATTGCGGCCTTCTCGCCGCTGGCGAATTCTATCGATCTAATCCGTCCGGTGATGCTCGGCCGCCTGGGCGACAATGTAGGGCTGCATATAGGCGCACTTTGCATGTTCGCTGTATTGCCTTTTTTTGTGTCGGCTGGACTGTTTCATCGACGACTAATGCGTTGA
- the nodB gene encoding chitooligosaccharide deacetylase NodB, whose translation MKPLDYICEGQSDNADGIAERSVYLTFDDGPNSFFTPQILNVLAQHQVPATFFVVGAYAADEPELVRRIITDGHGIANHTMTHPDLAKCGPVEVDRQIVEANRVIGMACPQAMVRYFRAPYGIWTEEVIAASAGAALAPVHWSIDPRDWSRPGVDAIVDRVLADIRPGAIVLLHDGCAPDELQPGNQASLRDQTVTALSRLIPELHGRGFVIRSLPQHP comes from the coding sequence ATGAAGCCTCTGGACTACATATGCGAAGGGCAGAGTGACAATGCCGATGGCATTGCAGAGCGCAGCGTCTATCTGACGTTTGACGACGGTCCCAATTCATTTTTCACACCGCAGATACTCAATGTGCTGGCGCAACATCAGGTGCCGGCGACCTTCTTCGTTGTTGGGGCCTACGCGGCCGACGAGCCGGAACTCGTTCGCCGAATTATTACAGACGGGCACGGTATAGCCAACCACACGATGACTCATCCGGACCTGGCTAAATGCGGGCCCGTCGAAGTCGACCGCCAGATAGTTGAGGCAAACAGAGTCATAGGGATGGCTTGCCCGCAGGCCATGGTTCGGTACTTTCGTGCACCGTATGGCATCTGGACCGAAGAAGTAATCGCTGCATCAGCGGGTGCGGCATTGGCGCCCGTCCATTGGTCCATTGATCCACGCGACTGGTCTCGCCCCGGCGTTGACGCCATCGTCGACAGAGTGCTCGCCGATATCCGGCCGGGCGCAATCGTGCTGTTGCACGACGGGTGCGCTCCCGACGAATTGCAACCAGGCAATCAAGCCAGTCTGCGCGACCAGACGGTGACAGCGTTGTCACGCCTAATTCCAGAATTGCACGGCCGCGGATTTGTAATCCGATCACTTCCTCAACATCCCTGA
- a CDS encoding NodA family N-acyltransferase: MRPNVEWKLCWENELQLADHVELSDFFRKTYGRTGAFNAEPFEGGRSWAGARPEFRAIGYDAHGVAAHIGMLRRFIKVGEVDLIVAELGLYAVRPDLEGLGIGFSMRVAYPVLHQLGVPFAFGTVRHALRNHVERFCRAGLANIVSGVRVRSTRPDVHPDLPPTRLEDVLVLVSPIGRSMDEWPSGTLIDRNGPEL; this comes from the coding sequence ATGCGCCCGAATGTCGAGTGGAAGTTGTGCTGGGAAAATGAGTTGCAACTGGCCGACCATGTCGAACTCTCCGACTTTTTTCGAAAGACCTATGGACGGACTGGCGCCTTCAACGCGGAGCCATTCGAAGGCGGCCGCAGTTGGGCCGGCGCGAGGCCGGAATTCCGCGCAATCGGCTACGACGCGCATGGGGTAGCGGCTCACATCGGCATGCTGCGGCGCTTCATCAAAGTTGGCGAGGTCGACTTGATCGTCGCTGAATTGGGCCTGTACGCGGTTCGTCCGGATCTTGAAGGGCTCGGAATCGGTTTTTCGATGCGCGTGGCGTACCCAGTGCTCCATCAGTTGGGTGTTCCATTCGCTTTCGGCACGGTTCGGCACGCGCTGCGAAACCATGTCGAAAGATTCTGCAGAGCCGGCCTCGCGAACATTGTGTCGGGCGTTCGCGTACGGTCGACCCGTCCAGACGTGCATCCCGACCTGCCGCCCACGCGCCTGGAAGACGTACTCGTGTTGGTTTCGCCGATCGGACGCTCGATGGACGAGTGGCCGTCCGGTACCCTGATCGACCGGAACGGTCCGGAACTATGA
- a CDS encoding sulfotransferase, whose protein sequence is MTHNEPTPEPFVILAMPRTGTHYLEELLNEHPTVLSNGELLNEYDPNWPSTDRLLGTDRELLELAYVRCPMRDYKNVTHLGCKINEPQFRERPAFFAELARWPALKVILVVRRNVLESLRSFVQARESGQWLKFSSDNDTARPPSVRLSIADCEAYFKAADDFHARVMDSFTSTNLLVMEYESLLHEPAQCLGAVWDFLGVPALEPSDNAILQRQETRPLDQTVENFDELRIHFARGPYSRFFDLGDSMRSYA, encoded by the coding sequence ATGACCCACAACGAACCAACTCCTGAGCCTTTTGTGATCCTTGCTATGCCAAGGACCGGAACACACTATTTAGAAGAATTGCTAAACGAGCATCCGACCGTTTTGAGTAACGGTGAGTTGCTAAACGAATATGATCCCAATTGGCCCAGCACGGATCGCCTGCTAGGCACGGATCGCGAGCTTCTTGAGCTTGCCTATGTGCGCTGCCCTATGCGCGACTACAAGAATGTGACGCATCTTGGCTGCAAGATCAATGAACCTCAGTTTCGCGAGCGTCCAGCATTCTTTGCGGAATTAGCTCGTTGGCCAGCACTCAAGGTCATCCTCGTTGTTCGCCGAAACGTATTGGAATCGCTCCGTTCCTTTGTGCAGGCCAGGGAAAGCGGTCAGTGGCTGAAGTTCAGCTCGGACAACGATACCGCTCGGCCACCGAGCGTCAGGTTGTCAATCGCTGACTGTGAGGCTTATTTCAAAGCCGCCGACGATTTTCACGCTCGCGTTATGGACTCCTTCACGTCGACCAACCTGCTTGTAATGGAATACGAGAGCCTTCTTCATGAACCTGCCCAATGCTTGGGAGCGGTTTGGGATTTCCTGGGCGTTCCAGCGCTTGAGCCATCAGATAACGCCATCCTGCAGCGCCAGGAAACGCGACCGCTGGATCAAACGGTGGAGAACTTTGACGAGTTGCGGATTCACTTCGCACGCGGACCTTATTCAAGATTTTTTGACCTCGGAGATTCGATGCGCTCCTACGCTTAA
- the nodI gene encoding nodulation factor ABC transporter ATP-binding protein NodI: MSNVAIDLTGVTKLFGNKLVVDGLSFTVASGECFGLLGPNGAGKSTIARMLLGMTRPDAGDITVLGLPVPARSRLARKGIGVVPQFDNLDLEFTVRENLLVFGRYFGMRTREINAVIPRLLEFARLESKADSRVGLLSGGMKRRLTLARALINDPQLLVMDEPTTGLDPHARHLIWERLRFLLASGKTIILTTHFMEEAERLCDRLCVLERGRKIAEGSPHALIDEYIGCNVIEIFGGNPQELISLIRPYVQRIEVSGETLFCYAPDPEDVRIQLRGRAGLRILERPPSLEDVFLRLTGREMEK; encoded by the coding sequence ATGTCCAATGTAGCAATCGACCTTACCGGCGTAACCAAATTATTCGGAAACAAGCTCGTTGTGGACGGGCTGTCCTTCACCGTTGCATCGGGAGAGTGCTTCGGTCTGCTGGGGCCGAACGGCGCAGGCAAGAGCACGATTGCGCGTATGCTCCTCGGTATGACCCGGCCTGACGCGGGTGATATAACAGTCCTCGGTCTACCAGTGCCGGCACGCAGCCGCTTGGCCCGCAAGGGCATAGGCGTGGTCCCGCAGTTCGACAATCTCGACCTGGAATTTACGGTACGTGAGAACCTGTTGGTGTTCGGGCGCTACTTCGGCATGAGAACAAGAGAGATCAACGCCGTCATCCCACGGCTCCTCGAGTTCGCTCGCCTTGAGAGCAAGGCGGATTCACGTGTCGGCCTGCTATCCGGCGGGATGAAGCGGCGCCTGACGCTGGCACGTGCTCTGATCAACGACCCCCAGTTGCTTGTGATGGATGAGCCCACGACCGGCCTCGACCCGCATGCCCGCCATCTGATCTGGGAGCGACTTCGTTTCCTGCTGGCGAGCGGAAAAACGATCATTTTGACCACCCATTTCATGGAAGAGGCTGAGCGGCTTTGTGATCGGCTGTGTGTTCTCGAGCGGGGACGCAAGATCGCCGAGGGCAGTCCTCATGCGCTGATCGACGAGTACATTGGGTGCAACGTGATCGAGATCTTCGGCGGCAATCCACAGGAGCTGATTTCGCTGATCAGGCCGTACGTTCAGCGTATCGAGGTAAGCGGCGAGACGCTCTTTTGCTATGCGCCTGATCCGGAGGATGTGCGCATCCAGCTTCGCGGTCGAGCGGGTCTGCGTATTCTGGAGCGTCCACCCAGTCTGGAGGACGTTTTCTTGCGGCTAACCGGACGTGAGATGGAGAAGTGA
- the nodC gene encoding chitooligosaccharide synthase NodC, whose amino-acid sequence MDLLTTASTVAVSSYAVLSTVYRGMQAVYSQPENVTPPSESLFGSDRWPSVDVIIPCYNEDPRTLAACLASIAIQDYAGTFQVYLVDDGSGNRNAVIPVHHAYEGDPRFNFILLRENVGKRKAQIAAIRRSSGDFVLSVDSDTTLASDVITKLAVKMRDPMVGAAMGQLTAYNRSDTWLTRLIDMEYWLACNEERAAQGRFGAVMCCCGPCAMYRRSCLLSLLDQYETQLFRGKPSDFGEDRHLTILMLKAGFRTEYVPGAVAATVVPDKMGPYLRQQLRWARSTFRDTMLARGLLRGLDRYLTLDVMGENLGPLLLGIAVVTALGELLFSHTVNWWTVLAIVTMTIIRSTVLSFRTRQLRFIGYSMHALIRIFLLIPLKAYALCTLSNSDWLSRKSVPLPNRSTKEITSATPLAGANAAGNSGIAESLHTADLSLTAGEV is encoded by the coding sequence ATGGACCTTCTCACCACAGCCAGTACTGTTGCCGTTTCGTCTTATGCGGTGCTCTCGACTGTTTACAGAGGCATGCAAGCGGTCTACTCCCAACCGGAAAATGTTACGCCGCCGTCGGAAAGCTTGTTCGGATCCGACCGTTGGCCGAGCGTGGATGTCATCATCCCCTGCTACAATGAGGACCCGCGCACACTCGCGGCGTGTTTAGCTTCCATCGCAATTCAAGATTACGCCGGAACATTTCAGGTCTATCTGGTTGACGACGGTTCTGGAAATCGTAATGCCGTCATCCCGGTACATCACGCCTACGAGGGCGACCCGAGATTCAATTTCATTCTGCTCCGCGAGAATGTTGGCAAACGCAAGGCGCAGATCGCCGCCATCCGCCGCTCATCTGGAGATTTCGTGCTCAGCGTCGACTCTGACACGACACTTGCGTCCGACGTGATCACGAAGCTTGCAGTAAAAATGCGGGATCCCATGGTCGGAGCGGCCATGGGCCAGCTGACGGCATACAACCGCAGCGACACTTGGTTGACCCGATTGATCGATATGGAATACTGGCTGGCTTGCAATGAGGAGCGCGCGGCGCAAGGTCGCTTTGGTGCGGTCATGTGCTGCTGCGGCCCATGTGCAATGTACCGCCGGTCTTGTCTCCTTTCTCTGCTGGATCAATACGAGACGCAGCTGTTCAGGGGGAAACCAAGCGACTTCGGTGAAGACCGTCATCTTACGATCCTCATGCTGAAAGCAGGCTTTCGAACCGAGTACGTTCCAGGTGCCGTCGCGGCGACAGTCGTTCCGGACAAGATGGGACCTTATTTGCGCCAACAACTCCGCTGGGCACGGAGCACTTTCCGGGACACGATGCTTGCGCGAGGTCTACTGCGTGGCCTGGATCGCTATCTAACTTTGGATGTGATGGGAGAGAATCTCGGCCCATTGTTGCTCGGCATCGCGGTAGTAACGGCGCTCGGTGAGCTACTATTTTCACATACAGTAAATTGGTGGACGGTGCTGGCTATTGTCACCATGACCATAATCAGATCTACGGTGTTATCTTTCCGCACTCGGCAGCTTCGATTCATCGGCTATTCAATGCACGCGTTAATCAGGATATTCCTGTTGATCCCCTTGAAGGCTTACGCCCTGTGTACATTGAGCAATAGCGATTGGCTGTCGCGTAAAAGTGTTCCCCTGCCCAACAGAAGCACAAAGGAAATCACAAGCGCGACGCCGCTTGCCGGAGCAAATGCTGCGGGCAATTCTGGAATTGCGGAGTCACTTCATACTGCAGATCTTTCGCTCACAGCTGGTGAAGTCTGA